A stretch of Apis cerana isolate GH-2021 linkage group LG1, AcerK_1.0, whole genome shotgun sequence DNA encodes these proteins:
- the LOC107994770 gene encoding probable phosphorylase b kinase regulatory subunit beta isoform X5, whose protein sequence is MNKMTSIATTSMNTKRSHIRNARQGSVIDLDIDMFLKISNYEDTVRQLDIYYGIVKRQLLRYQSCITGLFPQVSNDKVVGSVRESIYCAAAIWSLYQAYRRIDDDRGKSYELGQSAVKCMRGILECWVKQSPRIELFKRNQCNRFALHCKFHLDTGDEIFKDADYNHLQIDIVSLYLIFLVQMISSGLQIIYTQDEVAFVQNLVYYVERAYRTPDYGMWERGSRYNDGTPEIHASSIGIAKSALEAINGCNLFGEKGASWSVIYVDIDAHNRNRSIFETMLPRESSSKSVDIALLPTISFPAFATHEDVLYNETKANIVRRLKGNYGFKRFGRDGYKTAIENKDRRYYKSGEIKEFDNIECEWPLFYIFMIIDGVFKTLPEQVEEYQKLLKERIYKDMNGDPVIPMYYYVPEENLEAERNDPGSTYRVSSNEGKGQKSSADTELGPMYLWNQAMFIIAQLLTASLLHINELDPIRRYLPSYNRPRKAGRYSAFQAKPSIGTHTDLVVQIVLIAESMRLQAMMATYGIQTQTPHEVEPVQILSSTQLVKVYEKLGVNTKLNLQGRPGRPIGSLGTSKIYRVCGMTVLCYPLIFEVSEFYLYRDMALLIDDIKTELQFVGKYWRLSGRPTVCLLIREEHMRIFYINFLFRDPQFKEMLDLFAMLKKGYCDKTKVRIGRLQNLISSSCIEHLDFINTIETDLELSQFKQLEHDYIGYQSLTDVPKALTYTEDTKDYSYYINEPLYNILNEIRNNKSLYSLCQLYGILLKREGINYEINGITVEDHLRSLYQQAGCLRYWMVVRYCSSLLHHTVDSISPFITGVLVKGKQITVGVIGQEETVFDKPMTPIEIQSVMYSTIQPHNVVQTVLQQEVLLYCGRLIGTNPEMFKGILKIRIGWVLEAIKLYLQMFVKNIKPIENYSPYEIRRFLIKVLTVKYWAKDEKLTVLGRRKIEGCLCRVPAHFYNHVWEVLMRCPDGICVNGRELPQQPTLSNMTRSELTFALFVESLLHNIQLPEYRQIIVEDHNLEKNADQSLFFSANYSITTGYLARAVVNNMLTGGCFATINDINDAIENRETCKIT, encoded by the exons atgaataagatGACATCTATTGCGACAACATCTATGAATACAAAAAG atctcATATTAGAAATGCACGTCAAGGTAGTGTTATTGATTTGGATATTGACATGTTTCTCAAGATATCCAATTATGAAGATACAGTTAGACAACTTGATATCTATTATGGAAttg tTAAAAGACAATTATTACGTTATCAAAGTTGCATAACAGGTCTTTTTCCACAAGTTTCAAATGATAAAGTAGTTGGAAGTGTAAGAGAAAGTATTTATTGTGCTGCTGCTATATGGAGTTTGTATCAAGCATAtag ACGTATAGATGATGATCGTGGAAAATCGTATGAACTTGGACAATCTGCTGTAAAATGTATGCGTGGAATTTTAGAATGTTGGGTAAAACAGTCACCtcgaatagaattatttaaacgtaATCAATGTAACCGTTTTGCTCTACattgtaaatttcatttagatACTggtgatgaaatttttaaagatgctGACTATAATCACTtacaa ATTGATATTGTTTctctatatttgatatttttggtACAAATGATTTCTTCtggattacaaattatatatactcaaGATGAAGTAGCATTTGTGCAAAATCTTGTCTATTATGTGGAAAGAGCATATCGTACACCAGATTATGGCATGTGGGAACGAGGTAGTAGATATAATGATGGTACACCTGAAATACATGCAAGTTCAATTGGTATAGCTAAAAGTGCTCTTGAAGCTATTAATGGATGTAATTTATTTGGAGAAAAAGGAGCTTCTTGGTCAGTTATATATGTTGACATTGATGCACATAATCGAAATCGTagtatttttgaaacaatgcTTCCAAGAGAATCAAGTTCTAAG AGTGTAGATATAGCTTTATTGCCAACAATATCTTTTCCTGCATTTGCTACTCATGAAGATGTATTGTATAATGAGACAAAGGCAAATATTGTTAGGAgattaaaaggaaattatGGATTTAAAAGATTTGGCAGAGATGGATATAAAACAGCTATAGAAAACAAAGATCGACGATATTACAAATCCGGTGAAATCAAG gaatttgataatatagaaTGTGAATGgcctttattttatatatttatgattattgatGGTGTTTTTAAAACTTTGCCAGAACAAGTAGAAGAATaccaaaaattgttaaaagaaagaatatataaagatatgaaTGGag atcCTGTAATACCTATGTATTATTATGTACctgaagaaaatttagaagCAGAAAGAAATGATCCTGGTAGTACATATCGAGTTTCAAGTAATGAAGGCAAAGGTCAGAAAAGTTCTGCAGATACAGAACTTGGACCTATGTATTTATGGAATCAAGCTATGTTTATAATTGCTCAACTACTTACTGCtagtttattacatattaatgaattagatCCAATTAGACGTTATCTGCCTTCATATAATAGACCACGAAAAGCTGGAAGGTATTCAGCTTTCCaa GCTAAACCAAGTAtt ggTACTCATACTGATCTTGTAGTACAAATTGTTCTTATTGCTGAATCTATGAGATTACAAGCTATGATGGCAACATATGGTATTCAAACACAAACACCACATGAAGTAGAACCTGTACAAATATTATCATCTACACAATTGGTAAAAGTCTATGAAAAATTGGGAGTAAATACTAAATTAAACCTACAAGGCAGACCAGGAAGACCTATTGGATCTTTGGGTACAAGTAAG atttatagagTATGTGGTATGACAGTACTTTGTTATCCTCTAATATTTGAAGtatcagaattttatttgtacagAGATATGGCTTTATTAATTGATGACATTAAAACTGAGCTTCAGTTTGTAGGCAAATATTGGCGACTTTCAGGTCGACCCACTGTATGTCTTTTAATTCGAGAAGAACATATGag aattttttatataaattttttatttagagatccacaatttaaagaaatgcTTGATCTTTTTGCtatgttaaaaaaaggatattgtGATAAAACAAAAGTACGAATTGGTCGATTACAAAATctcatttcttcttcttgtattg aacatttagattttataaatactatagAAACAGATCTTGAACTTAGTCAATTTAAGCAATTAGAACATGATTATATCGGATATCAAAGTTTAACAGATGTACCTAAAGCTTTAACTTATACAGAAGATACAAAAGATTATTCA tattatataaatgaaccattgtataatatattaaatgaaattcgtaataataaaagcTTGTATAGTTTATGTCAACTTTatggtattttattaaaacgagaaggaattaattatgaaattaatggaataactg ttgaaGATCATTTAAGATCATTATATCAACAAGCAGGTTGTCTTAGATATTGGATGGTTGTTCGTTATTGTAGTAGTTTATTGCATCATACTGTTGATAGCATAAGTCCTTTTATAACTGGAGTTCTTGTTAAAGGAAAACaa ataacaGTTGGAGTAATTGGTCAAGAAGAAACAGTATTTGATAAACCAATGACACCTATAGAAATTCAGTCAGTTATGTATTCTACAATTCAACCACATAATGTAGTTCAAACTGTACTTCAACaagaagttttattatattgtggTCGACTTATTGGAACAAATCCAGAAATGTTtaaaggaatattaaaaattcgtattgg atGGGTTTTAGAAGCAATAAAGctttatttacaaatgtttgttaaaaatattaaaccaattgaaaattatagtcCATATGAAATTCGACGATTTCTCATAAAAGTATTAACAGTTAAATATTGGGCTAAAGatgaaaa aCTTACAGTTTTAGGACGCAGGAAAATTGAAGGTTGTTTATGTAGAGTACCTgcacatttttataatcacgTTTGGGAAGTATTAATGCGTTGTCCAGACGGTATTTGTGTTAATGGACGAGAATTACCTCAACAACCTACTTTGTCTAATATGACTCGTTCAGAACTTACATTTGCTTTGTTTGTGGAATCTTTACTTCATAATATACAATTGCCAGAATATCGACAAATTATTGTagag gatcataatttagaaaaaaatgctgatcaatcattatttttttctgctaattattcaataactaCAGGATATCTTGCTAGAGCTGTAGTTAATAACATGCTTACTGGAGGATGTTTTGCAACTATTAATGATATCAATGATGCAATTGAAAATAGAGAAACTTGCAagattacataa
- the LOC107994770 gene encoding probable phosphorylase b kinase regulatory subunit beta isoform X1 — MNKMTSIATTSMNTKRSHIRNARQGSVIDLDIDMFLKISNYEDTVRQLDIYYGIVKRQLLRYQSCITGLFPQVSNDKVVGSVRESIYCAAAIWSLYQAYRRIDDDRGKSYELGQSAVKCMRGILECWVKQSPRIELFKRNQCNRFALHCKFHLDTGDEIFKDADYNHLQIDIVSLYLIFLVQMISSGLQIIYTQDEVAFVQNLVYYVERAYRTPDYGMWERGSRYNDGTPEIHASSIGIAKSALEAINGCNLFGEKGASWSVIYVDIDAHNRNRSIFETMLPRESSSKSVDIALLPTISFPAFATHEDVLYNETKANIVRRLKGNYGFKRFGRDGYKTAIENKDRRYYKSGEIKEFDNIECEWPLFYIFMIIDGVFKTLPEQVEEYQKLLKERIYKDMNGDPVIPMYYYVPEENLEAERNDPGSTYRVSSNEGKGQKSSADTELGPMYLWNQAMFIIAQLLTASLLHINELDPIRRYLPSYNRPRKAGRYSAFQAKPSIGTHTDLVVQIVLIAESMRLQAMMATYGIQTQTPHEVEPVQILSSTQLVKVYEKLGVNTKLNLQGRPGRPIGSLGTSKIYRVCGMTVLCYPLIFEVSEFYLYRDMALLIDDIKTELQFVGKYWRLSGRPTVCLLIREEHMRIFYINFLFRDPQFKEMLDLFAMLKKGYCDKTKVRIGRLQNLISSSCIEHLDFINTIETDLELSQFKQLEHDYIGYQSLTDVPKALTYTEDTKDYSYYINEPLYNILNEIRNNKSLYSLCQLYGILLKREGINYEINGITVEDHLRSLYQQAGCLRYWMVVRYCSSLLHHTVDSISPFITGVLVKGKQITVGVIGQEETVFDKPMTPIEIQSVMYSTIQPHNVVQTVLQQEVLLYCGRLIGTNPEMFKGILKIRIGWVLEAIKLYLQMFVKNIKPIENYSPYEIRRFLIKVLTVKYWAKDEKLTVLGRRKIEGCLCRVPAHFYNHVWEVLMRCPDGICVNGRELPQQPTLSNMTRSELTFALFVESLLHNIQLPEYRQIIVELLTIVSTILLRNPELSFQKQLNLNKLVEDSFFMYCKDHNLEKNADQSLFFSANYSITTGYLARAVVNNMLTGGCFATINDINDAIENRETCKIT, encoded by the exons atgaataagatGACATCTATTGCGACAACATCTATGAATACAAAAAG atctcATATTAGAAATGCACGTCAAGGTAGTGTTATTGATTTGGATATTGACATGTTTCTCAAGATATCCAATTATGAAGATACAGTTAGACAACTTGATATCTATTATGGAAttg tTAAAAGACAATTATTACGTTATCAAAGTTGCATAACAGGTCTTTTTCCACAAGTTTCAAATGATAAAGTAGTTGGAAGTGTAAGAGAAAGTATTTATTGTGCTGCTGCTATATGGAGTTTGTATCAAGCATAtag ACGTATAGATGATGATCGTGGAAAATCGTATGAACTTGGACAATCTGCTGTAAAATGTATGCGTGGAATTTTAGAATGTTGGGTAAAACAGTCACCtcgaatagaattatttaaacgtaATCAATGTAACCGTTTTGCTCTACattgtaaatttcatttagatACTggtgatgaaatttttaaagatgctGACTATAATCACTtacaa ATTGATATTGTTTctctatatttgatatttttggtACAAATGATTTCTTCtggattacaaattatatatactcaaGATGAAGTAGCATTTGTGCAAAATCTTGTCTATTATGTGGAAAGAGCATATCGTACACCAGATTATGGCATGTGGGAACGAGGTAGTAGATATAATGATGGTACACCTGAAATACATGCAAGTTCAATTGGTATAGCTAAAAGTGCTCTTGAAGCTATTAATGGATGTAATTTATTTGGAGAAAAAGGAGCTTCTTGGTCAGTTATATATGTTGACATTGATGCACATAATCGAAATCGTagtatttttgaaacaatgcTTCCAAGAGAATCAAGTTCTAAG AGTGTAGATATAGCTTTATTGCCAACAATATCTTTTCCTGCATTTGCTACTCATGAAGATGTATTGTATAATGAGACAAAGGCAAATATTGTTAGGAgattaaaaggaaattatGGATTTAAAAGATTTGGCAGAGATGGATATAAAACAGCTATAGAAAACAAAGATCGACGATATTACAAATCCGGTGAAATCAAG gaatttgataatatagaaTGTGAATGgcctttattttatatatttatgattattgatGGTGTTTTTAAAACTTTGCCAGAACAAGTAGAAGAATaccaaaaattgttaaaagaaagaatatataaagatatgaaTGGag atcCTGTAATACCTATGTATTATTATGTACctgaagaaaatttagaagCAGAAAGAAATGATCCTGGTAGTACATATCGAGTTTCAAGTAATGAAGGCAAAGGTCAGAAAAGTTCTGCAGATACAGAACTTGGACCTATGTATTTATGGAATCAAGCTATGTTTATAATTGCTCAACTACTTACTGCtagtttattacatattaatgaattagatCCAATTAGACGTTATCTGCCTTCATATAATAGACCACGAAAAGCTGGAAGGTATTCAGCTTTCCaa GCTAAACCAAGTAtt ggTACTCATACTGATCTTGTAGTACAAATTGTTCTTATTGCTGAATCTATGAGATTACAAGCTATGATGGCAACATATGGTATTCAAACACAAACACCACATGAAGTAGAACCTGTACAAATATTATCATCTACACAATTGGTAAAAGTCTATGAAAAATTGGGAGTAAATACTAAATTAAACCTACAAGGCAGACCAGGAAGACCTATTGGATCTTTGGGTACAAGTAAG atttatagagTATGTGGTATGACAGTACTTTGTTATCCTCTAATATTTGAAGtatcagaattttatttgtacagAGATATGGCTTTATTAATTGATGACATTAAAACTGAGCTTCAGTTTGTAGGCAAATATTGGCGACTTTCAGGTCGACCCACTGTATGTCTTTTAATTCGAGAAGAACATATGag aattttttatataaattttttatttagagatccacaatttaaagaaatgcTTGATCTTTTTGCtatgttaaaaaaaggatattgtGATAAAACAAAAGTACGAATTGGTCGATTACAAAATctcatttcttcttcttgtattg aacatttagattttataaatactatagAAACAGATCTTGAACTTAGTCAATTTAAGCAATTAGAACATGATTATATCGGATATCAAAGTTTAACAGATGTACCTAAAGCTTTAACTTATACAGAAGATACAAAAGATTATTCA tattatataaatgaaccattgtataatatattaaatgaaattcgtaataataaaagcTTGTATAGTTTATGTCAACTTTatggtattttattaaaacgagaaggaattaattatgaaattaatggaataactg ttgaaGATCATTTAAGATCATTATATCAACAAGCAGGTTGTCTTAGATATTGGATGGTTGTTCGTTATTGTAGTAGTTTATTGCATCATACTGTTGATAGCATAAGTCCTTTTATAACTGGAGTTCTTGTTAAAGGAAAACaa ataacaGTTGGAGTAATTGGTCAAGAAGAAACAGTATTTGATAAACCAATGACACCTATAGAAATTCAGTCAGTTATGTATTCTACAATTCAACCACATAATGTAGTTCAAACTGTACTTCAACaagaagttttattatattgtggTCGACTTATTGGAACAAATCCAGAAATGTTtaaaggaatattaaaaattcgtattgg atGGGTTTTAGAAGCAATAAAGctttatttacaaatgtttgttaaaaatattaaaccaattgaaaattatagtcCATATGAAATTCGACGATTTCTCATAAAAGTATTAACAGTTAAATATTGGGCTAAAGatgaaaa aCTTACAGTTTTAGGACGCAGGAAAATTGAAGGTTGTTTATGTAGAGTACCTgcacatttttataatcacgTTTGGGAAGTATTAATGCGTTGTCCAGACGGTATTTGTGTTAATGGACGAGAATTACCTCAACAACCTACTTTGTCTAATATGACTCGTTCAGAACTTACATTTGCTTTGTTTGTGGAATCTTTACTTCATAATATACAATTGCCAGAATATCGACAAATTATTGTagag ttattaactATAGTGTCAACAATTTTACTTCGAAATCCAGAATTAAGTTTTCAGAAACAATTGAATCTAAATAAACTTGTTGAAGACAGTTTCTTTATGTATTGTaag gatcataatttagaaaaaaatgctgatcaatcattatttttttctgctaattattcaataactaCAGGATATCTTGCTAGAGCTGTAGTTAATAACATGCTTACTGGAGGATGTTTTGCAACTATTAATGATATCAATGATGCAATTGAAAATAGAGAAACTTGCAagattacataa
- the LOC107994770 gene encoding probable phosphorylase b kinase regulatory subunit beta isoform X3, whose amino-acid sequence MNKMTSIATTSMNTKRSHIRNARQGSVIDLDIDMFLKISNYEDTVRQLDIYYGIVKRQLLRYQSCITGLFPQVSNDKVVGSVRESIYCAAAIWSLYQAYRRIDDDRGKSYELGQSAVKCMRGILECWVKQSPRIELFKRNQCNRFALHCKFHLDTGDEIFKDADYNHLQIDIVSLYLIFLVQMISSGLQIIYTQDEVAFVQNLVYYVERAYRTPDYGMWERGSRYNDGTPEIHASSIGIAKSALEAINGCNLFGEKGASWSVIYVDIDAHNRNRSIFETMLPRESSSKSVDIALLPTISFPAFATHEDVLYNETKANIVRRLKGNYGFKRFGRDGYKTAIENKDRRYYKSGEIKEFDNIECEWPLFYIFMIIDGVFKTLPEQVEEYQKLLKERIYKDMNGDPVIPMYYYVPEENLEAERNDPGSTYRVSSNEGKGQKSSADTELGPMYLWNQAMFIIAQLLTASLLHINELDPIRRYLPSYNRPRKAGRYSAFQAKPSIGTHTDLVVQIVLIAESMRLQAMMATYGIQTQTPHEVEPVQILSSTQLVKVYEKLGVNTKLNLQGRPGRPIGSLGTSKIYRVCGMTVLCYPLIFEVSEFYLYRDMALLIDDIKTELQFVGKYWRLSGRPTVCLLIREEHMRDPQFKEMLDLFAMLKKGYCDKTKVRIGRLQNLISSSCIEHLDFINTIETDLELSQFKQLEHDYIGYQSLTDVPKALTYTEDTKDYSYYINEPLYNILNEIRNNKSLYSLCQLYGILLKREGINYEINGITVEDHLRSLYQQAGCLRYWMVVRYCSSLLHHTVDSISPFITGVLVKGKQITVGVIGQEETVFDKPMTPIEIQSVMYSTIQPHNVVQTVLQQEVLLYCGRLIGTNPEMFKGILKIRIGWVLEAIKLYLQMFVKNIKPIENYSPYEIRRFLIKVLTVKYWAKDEKLTVLGRRKIEGCLCRVPAHFYNHVWEVLMRCPDGICVNGRELPQQPTLSNMTRSELTFALFVESLLHNIQLPEYRQIIVELLTIVSTILLRNPELSFQKQLNLNKLVEDSFFMYCKDHNLEKNADQSLFFSANYSITTGYLARAVVNNMLTGGCFATINDINDAIENRETCKIT is encoded by the exons atgaataagatGACATCTATTGCGACAACATCTATGAATACAAAAAG atctcATATTAGAAATGCACGTCAAGGTAGTGTTATTGATTTGGATATTGACATGTTTCTCAAGATATCCAATTATGAAGATACAGTTAGACAACTTGATATCTATTATGGAAttg tTAAAAGACAATTATTACGTTATCAAAGTTGCATAACAGGTCTTTTTCCACAAGTTTCAAATGATAAAGTAGTTGGAAGTGTAAGAGAAAGTATTTATTGTGCTGCTGCTATATGGAGTTTGTATCAAGCATAtag ACGTATAGATGATGATCGTGGAAAATCGTATGAACTTGGACAATCTGCTGTAAAATGTATGCGTGGAATTTTAGAATGTTGGGTAAAACAGTCACCtcgaatagaattatttaaacgtaATCAATGTAACCGTTTTGCTCTACattgtaaatttcatttagatACTggtgatgaaatttttaaagatgctGACTATAATCACTtacaa ATTGATATTGTTTctctatatttgatatttttggtACAAATGATTTCTTCtggattacaaattatatatactcaaGATGAAGTAGCATTTGTGCAAAATCTTGTCTATTATGTGGAAAGAGCATATCGTACACCAGATTATGGCATGTGGGAACGAGGTAGTAGATATAATGATGGTACACCTGAAATACATGCAAGTTCAATTGGTATAGCTAAAAGTGCTCTTGAAGCTATTAATGGATGTAATTTATTTGGAGAAAAAGGAGCTTCTTGGTCAGTTATATATGTTGACATTGATGCACATAATCGAAATCGTagtatttttgaaacaatgcTTCCAAGAGAATCAAGTTCTAAG AGTGTAGATATAGCTTTATTGCCAACAATATCTTTTCCTGCATTTGCTACTCATGAAGATGTATTGTATAATGAGACAAAGGCAAATATTGTTAGGAgattaaaaggaaattatGGATTTAAAAGATTTGGCAGAGATGGATATAAAACAGCTATAGAAAACAAAGATCGACGATATTACAAATCCGGTGAAATCAAG gaatttgataatatagaaTGTGAATGgcctttattttatatatttatgattattgatGGTGTTTTTAAAACTTTGCCAGAACAAGTAGAAGAATaccaaaaattgttaaaagaaagaatatataaagatatgaaTGGag atcCTGTAATACCTATGTATTATTATGTACctgaagaaaatttagaagCAGAAAGAAATGATCCTGGTAGTACATATCGAGTTTCAAGTAATGAAGGCAAAGGTCAGAAAAGTTCTGCAGATACAGAACTTGGACCTATGTATTTATGGAATCAAGCTATGTTTATAATTGCTCAACTACTTACTGCtagtttattacatattaatgaattagatCCAATTAGACGTTATCTGCCTTCATATAATAGACCACGAAAAGCTGGAAGGTATTCAGCTTTCCaa GCTAAACCAAGTAtt ggTACTCATACTGATCTTGTAGTACAAATTGTTCTTATTGCTGAATCTATGAGATTACAAGCTATGATGGCAACATATGGTATTCAAACACAAACACCACATGAAGTAGAACCTGTACAAATATTATCATCTACACAATTGGTAAAAGTCTATGAAAAATTGGGAGTAAATACTAAATTAAACCTACAAGGCAGACCAGGAAGACCTATTGGATCTTTGGGTACAAGTAAG atttatagagTATGTGGTATGACAGTACTTTGTTATCCTCTAATATTTGAAGtatcagaattttatttgtacagAGATATGGCTTTATTAATTGATGACATTAAAACTGAGCTTCAGTTTGTAGGCAAATATTGGCGACTTTCAGGTCGACCCACTGTATGTCTTTTAATTCGAGAAGAACATATGag agatccacaatttaaagaaatgcTTGATCTTTTTGCtatgttaaaaaaaggatattgtGATAAAACAAAAGTACGAATTGGTCGATTACAAAATctcatttcttcttcttgtattg aacatttagattttataaatactatagAAACAGATCTTGAACTTAGTCAATTTAAGCAATTAGAACATGATTATATCGGATATCAAAGTTTAACAGATGTACCTAAAGCTTTAACTTATACAGAAGATACAAAAGATTATTCA tattatataaatgaaccattgtataatatattaaatgaaattcgtaataataaaagcTTGTATAGTTTATGTCAACTTTatggtattttattaaaacgagaaggaattaattatgaaattaatggaataactg ttgaaGATCATTTAAGATCATTATATCAACAAGCAGGTTGTCTTAGATATTGGATGGTTGTTCGTTATTGTAGTAGTTTATTGCATCATACTGTTGATAGCATAAGTCCTTTTATAACTGGAGTTCTTGTTAAAGGAAAACaa ataacaGTTGGAGTAATTGGTCAAGAAGAAACAGTATTTGATAAACCAATGACACCTATAGAAATTCAGTCAGTTATGTATTCTACAATTCAACCACATAATGTAGTTCAAACTGTACTTCAACaagaagttttattatattgtggTCGACTTATTGGAACAAATCCAGAAATGTTtaaaggaatattaaaaattcgtattgg atGGGTTTTAGAAGCAATAAAGctttatttacaaatgtttgttaaaaatattaaaccaattgaaaattatagtcCATATGAAATTCGACGATTTCTCATAAAAGTATTAACAGTTAAATATTGGGCTAAAGatgaaaa aCTTACAGTTTTAGGACGCAGGAAAATTGAAGGTTGTTTATGTAGAGTACCTgcacatttttataatcacgTTTGGGAAGTATTAATGCGTTGTCCAGACGGTATTTGTGTTAATGGACGAGAATTACCTCAACAACCTACTTTGTCTAATATGACTCGTTCAGAACTTACATTTGCTTTGTTTGTGGAATCTTTACTTCATAATATACAATTGCCAGAATATCGACAAATTATTGTagag ttattaactATAGTGTCAACAATTTTACTTCGAAATCCAGAATTAAGTTTTCAGAAACAATTGAATCTAAATAAACTTGTTGAAGACAGTTTCTTTATGTATTGTaag gatcataatttagaaaaaaatgctgatcaatcattatttttttctgctaattattcaataactaCAGGATATCTTGCTAGAGCTGTAGTTAATAACATGCTTACTGGAGGATGTTTTGCAACTATTAATGATATCAATGATGCAATTGAAAATAGAGAAACTTGCAagattacataa